A genomic stretch from Streptomyces venezuelae ATCC 10712 includes:
- a CDS encoding tryptophan 2,3-dioxygenase, protein MSLSTGSPDSGAGSAADAPNLDFAGTTPYEDYVQADVLTHLQHLRSDDPGEMVFLVTTQVMELWFTVIVHEWETASRALREDRVPVAMDALKRSVRELEALNHSWRPLAQLTPAQFNAYRSALGEGSGFQSAMYRRMEFLLGEKSASMLVPHRGAPRVHAELEKALQEPSLYDEVLGLLARRGLPVPASVLGRDLSQRYEPSPEVEAVWAGIYAEADQNGELVRLGEALSDVAELVWRWRNDHLVATRRAMGAKTGTGGSAGVAWLEKRAQKNVFPELWTARSHV, encoded by the coding sequence ATGTCACTCTCCACGGGTTCTCCCGACTCCGGAGCCGGTTCGGCCGCCGACGCCCCGAACCTCGACTTCGCCGGCACGACGCCGTACGAGGACTACGTCCAGGCGGACGTCCTGACCCACCTCCAGCACCTCCGCTCGGACGACCCCGGCGAGATGGTCTTCCTGGTCACCACCCAGGTCATGGAGCTGTGGTTCACCGTGATCGTCCACGAGTGGGAGACCGCGAGCCGCGCCCTGCGCGAGGACCGCGTCCCCGTCGCGATGGACGCGCTGAAGCGTTCCGTCCGCGAACTGGAGGCGCTCAACCACTCCTGGCGGCCGCTCGCCCAGCTCACCCCCGCCCAGTTCAACGCCTACCGGTCCGCGCTCGGCGAGGGCTCCGGCTTCCAGTCCGCCATGTACCGGCGGATGGAGTTCCTGCTCGGCGAGAAGTCCGCGTCCATGCTCGTCCCGCACCGGGGCGCGCCCCGCGTCCACGCCGAGCTGGAGAAGGCGCTCCAGGAACCCAGCCTGTACGACGAGGTGCTCGGGCTGCTCGCCCGGCGCGGCCTGCCCGTACCGGCCTCGGTCCTGGGCCGTGACCTGTCGCAGCGGTACGAGCCCTCGCCCGAGGTCGAGGCCGTCTGGGCCGGGATCTACGCGGAGGCCGACCAGAACGGCGAGCTCGTCCGGCTCGGCGAGGCGCTCAGCGACGTCGCCGAACTCGTCTGGCGCTGGCGCAACGACCACCTGGTGGCGACCCGCCGCGCGATGGGTGCCAAGACCGGCACCGGCGGCTCGGCGGGCGTGGCCTGGCTGGAGAAGCGGGCCCAGAAGAACGTGTTCCCGGAGCTCTGGACGGCGCGCAGCCATGTCTGA
- a CDS encoding DUF3152 domain-containing protein: MGKRAATAGGRRTRSVRRGRGRRGPGRLVLPTLVLMTVALGAGVALAHFNGPAAHDTAAAAPATTAAPDPTAANTGPSKTAPTPRATTAGPKKSPKPQQTPKKKPTVPQSGAGTFTSAKASGKPVGASGVLRRYRVQVEEGVALSAGETAAEIERILAHPRGWAAHGRGRFQLVSENADFVIRIATPDTADALCLKQGLRTHGELNCETADGVVVNLKRWMLGSPTFAGEPAEYRHLIINHEVGHEIGIRQHMGCPGPGKLAPAMMQQIKGLDGCRSNAFPYSEDGSYITGPIVS, from the coding sequence GTGGGCAAGCGTGCCGCAACCGCAGGAGGGCGACGAACCCGGAGCGTGCGGCGCGGCAGAGGCAGACGCGGCCCGGGCCGCCTCGTCCTGCCGACGCTGGTCCTCATGACGGTCGCGCTCGGCGCGGGCGTCGCCCTCGCCCATTTCAACGGCCCGGCGGCCCACGACACCGCGGCCGCCGCCCCGGCCACCACCGCCGCGCCGGACCCGACGGCCGCGAACACCGGGCCTTCGAAGACCGCCCCCACCCCCCGGGCCACGACCGCCGGGCCCAAGAAGTCGCCGAAACCCCAGCAGACCCCGAAGAAGAAGCCGACCGTGCCGCAGTCCGGCGCCGGGACCTTCACCTCCGCGAAAGCCTCCGGCAAGCCGGTCGGCGCCAGCGGGGTGCTCCGCCGCTACCGCGTCCAGGTCGAGGAGGGCGTCGCACTGTCGGCGGGCGAGACGGCCGCCGAGATCGAGCGGATCCTGGCCCATCCGCGCGGCTGGGCCGCGCACGGCCGGGGCCGCTTCCAGCTGGTCTCGGAGAACGCCGACTTCGTCATCCGGATCGCCACCCCGGACACCGCCGACGCGCTCTGCCTCAAACAGGGCCTGCGCACCCACGGCGAGCTGAACTGCGAGACCGCCGACGGGGTCGTGGTGAACCTCAAGCGCTGGATGCTCGGCTCGCCGACCTTCGCGGGAGAACCGGCGGAGTACCGGCACCTGATCATCAACCACGAGGTCGGGCACGAGATAGGCATCCGGCAGCACATGGGCTGCCCGGGACCGGGCAAGCTCGCGCCCGCGATGATGCAGCAGATCAAGGGCCTCGACGGCTGCCGGTCGAACGCGTTCCCGTACAGCGAAGACGGGAGCTACATCACCGGGCCGATCGTGTCATGA
- a CDS encoding FG-GAP repeat domain-containing protein — protein sequence MQFRSTGTRSTRSTRLAAAVTAVLAVTALGAGTLATAPTAFAATAPAAAPAEAGETAALPVYPEGTELGSVGDSGFITYSFGHDTSRKLLWTPYDGGTPIPLQEPENGWTTVGAGDVVVFGEDSGALTLRNMAAPTAPEVAIDLGALHGTYVTALSPTSVLAQLTKEDGTAELHVVTKDGAATNSRRIEGLPADAADFAASRAHDGAVLVGYETGPANARTGGRALVDLAAGTAGTRYPAADSGTSYGGLEFSASHLTWFGYEGGFGDYVTSVDRVTGETKRTGLGPHLDEPFSGLVGDWLVHGTPTTPVEAVSLTTGETRRLLDSGSGVRTAGDGTAVVRGATAADGKGLFRVEIAADGTPKVTKAADEKRVVDLRIEQVDVPDSVNLDRTGGQVTMSWTLSHREAYLDVRVTNTVTDQVTTERVYAPAEGNRFTYTWDGTLDGADAPNGRYAVEAEAMLLDGTGEPVYQGWLMNVTRTANPHDFTDNGSTDVLARDAAGVLWRDDLRDRPVDGRTETAGRARIGGGWGAYKQIEAVGNLAGSATGDLIALDGSGVLWHYLGKGDGTFASRVKIGGGWGGYDKLAGGSDLDGDGRADLLATDTTGALWFYKGTGDAVKPFAPRTKVGGGWGIFNQITAVGNIAGTAAGDLVARDKDGVLWLYQGTGPGTFAPRTKVGGGWGTFSQLVGAGDVDNDGRPDLIAYGPTATYVYRSTGSVSTPFARQATTLYAGEGTKFNSVL from the coding sequence TTGCAGTTCCGTTCCACCGGTACCCGCTCCACTCGCTCCACCCGCCTCGCCGCGGCCGTCACCGCCGTCCTCGCCGTCACGGCCCTCGGCGCCGGCACCCTGGCCACCGCCCCGACCGCCTTCGCGGCCACGGCCCCCGCCGCGGCCCCGGCGGAGGCCGGGGAGACGGCCGCGCTGCCGGTCTACCCCGAGGGCACCGAGCTCGGCTCCGTGGGCGACTCCGGCTTCATCACGTACTCGTTCGGCCACGACACCAGCCGGAAGCTCCTCTGGACGCCGTACGACGGCGGCACCCCGATTCCGCTCCAGGAGCCGGAGAACGGCTGGACCACGGTGGGGGCCGGCGACGTGGTCGTCTTCGGCGAGGACAGCGGGGCGCTCACCCTGCGGAACATGGCCGCGCCCACCGCGCCCGAGGTCGCCATCGACCTCGGCGCGCTGCACGGCACCTACGTCACCGCGCTGAGCCCGACGAGCGTGCTCGCGCAGCTGACGAAGGAGGACGGCACGGCCGAACTCCACGTCGTGACCAAGGACGGCGCCGCCACGAACAGCCGCAGGATCGAGGGGCTGCCGGCCGACGCCGCCGACTTCGCCGCCTCGCGTGCCCACGACGGTGCCGTCCTCGTCGGTTACGAGACGGGCCCGGCGAACGCGCGGACCGGCGGCCGGGCCCTGGTCGACCTGGCGGCCGGGACGGCCGGCACCCGGTACCCCGCGGCCGACTCCGGGACCTCCTACGGCGGTCTGGAGTTCTCCGCCTCGCACCTGACCTGGTTCGGCTACGAGGGCGGCTTCGGCGACTACGTCACCTCCGTCGACCGCGTGACGGGCGAGACGAAGCGGACCGGTCTCGGCCCGCACCTCGACGAGCCGTTCAGCGGACTCGTCGGTGACTGGCTCGTCCACGGCACCCCCACGACACCCGTCGAGGCCGTCTCGCTGACCACCGGTGAGACCCGTCGGCTGCTCGACTCCGGCTCGGGCGTGCGGACGGCCGGCGACGGCACTGCCGTGGTCCGCGGTGCGACGGCCGCCGACGGCAAGGGCCTGTTCCGGGTCGAGATCGCGGCGGACGGCACGCCGAAGGTCACCAAGGCGGCCGACGAGAAGCGTGTCGTCGACCTGAGGATCGAGCAGGTCGACGTCCCCGACTCGGTGAACCTCGACCGGACCGGCGGCCAGGTGACGATGAGCTGGACGCTCTCGCACCGCGAGGCCTATCTGGACGTCAGGGTGACGAACACCGTCACCGACCAGGTGACCACCGAGCGCGTGTACGCCCCCGCCGAGGGGAACCGTTTCACCTACACCTGGGACGGCACCCTCGACGGCGCGGACGCCCCCAACGGCCGGTACGCGGTGGAGGCCGAGGCGATGCTGCTCGACGGCACCGGCGAGCCGGTCTACCAGGGCTGGCTCATGAACGTCACCCGCACGGCCAACCCGCACGACTTCACCGACAACGGCTCCACCGACGTCCTCGCCCGGGACGCCGCCGGTGTGCTGTGGCGCGACGACCTGCGGGACCGGCCGGTGGACGGCCGGACCGAGACCGCGGGGCGGGCCAGGATCGGCGGCGGCTGGGGCGCGTACAAGCAGATCGAGGCCGTCGGGAACCTCGCGGGCAGCGCGACCGGCGACCTGATCGCCCTCGACGGCTCCGGGGTGCTCTGGCACTACCTCGGCAAGGGCGACGGCACCTTCGCCTCCCGGGTGAAGATCGGCGGCGGCTGGGGCGGCTACGACAAGCTGGCCGGCGGCTCGGACCTCGACGGCGACGGCCGCGCCGACCTGCTCGCCACCGACACCACCGGGGCGCTGTGGTTCTACAAGGGCACCGGCGACGCCGTGAAGCCCTTCGCGCCCCGCACGAAGGTCGGCGGCGGCTGGGGCATCTTCAACCAGATCACCGCCGTCGGGAACATCGCCGGCACGGCCGCCGGGGACCTGGTCGCCCGCGACAAGGACGGCGTCCTCTGGCTGTACCAGGGCACGGGCCCCGGCACCTTCGCCCCCCGCACGAAGGTCGGCGGCGGCTGGGGCACCTTCAGCCAGCTCGTGGGCGCCGGCGACGTCGACAACGACGGCCGCCCGGACCTGATCGCCTACGGTCCCACCGCGACCTACGTGTACCGCTCCACCGGTTCCGTCAGCACCCCCTTCGCCCGCCAGGCGACCACGCTGTACGCGGGCGAGGGCACCAAGTTCAACAGCGTCCTGTAG
- the kynU gene encoding kynureninase, translated as MSDLLRDRALELDAADGLGKHREKFALDAATVYLDGNSLGALPAHVPARMADVITREWGELRIRSWDESGWWTAPERIGDRIAPIVGAAPGQIVVGDSTSVNVFKAVVAAARLNGDDRGEILVDATTFPTDGYIARSAARMTGHEIVACDPADMPAAVSGRTAAALVNHVDYRTGRLHDLPGITAALHAAGALAVWDLCHSAGALPVGLDAHRVDLAVGCTYKYLNGGPGSPAYLYVAERHQAAFDSPLPGWNSHADPFGMTPGYAAAEGAAKGRVGTPDILSMLALEASLDVWDGVDVEDVRAKSLALTDFFLECVRAYVPAGRVRSVTPEAHAERGSQAALSCENAPAVMAELIKRGVVGDLRRPDVLRFGFTPLYVGFADAERAARVLADVLAELPA; from the coding sequence ATGTCTGACCTGCTCAGGGACCGGGCCCTCGAACTCGACGCCGCCGACGGACTCGGCAAGCACCGGGAGAAGTTCGCCCTCGACGCCGCGACCGTCTACCTCGACGGCAACTCCCTCGGCGCGCTGCCCGCCCACGTCCCGGCCCGGATGGCCGACGTCATCACCCGCGAGTGGGGCGAGCTGCGCATCCGGTCCTGGGACGAGTCGGGCTGGTGGACCGCGCCGGAGCGGATCGGCGACCGGATCGCCCCGATCGTCGGCGCCGCCCCCGGCCAGATCGTGGTCGGCGACTCGACCAGCGTGAACGTCTTCAAGGCGGTCGTCGCCGCGGCCCGGCTGAACGGTGACGACCGGGGGGAGATCCTCGTCGACGCGACGACGTTTCCCACGGACGGGTACATCGCGCGGTCCGCGGCGCGGATGACGGGTCACGAGATCGTGGCGTGCGACCCGGCCGACATGCCGGCCGCGGTGAGCGGCCGGACGGCCGCCGCGCTCGTCAACCACGTCGACTACCGCACGGGCCGGCTCCACGACCTGCCCGGCATCACGGCCGCGCTGCACGCGGCGGGCGCGCTCGCCGTCTGGGACCTGTGCCACAGCGCGGGCGCGCTGCCCGTCGGCCTGGACGCGCACCGGGTCGACCTGGCCGTCGGCTGCACGTACAAGTACCTGAACGGCGGGCCGGGTTCGCCGGCCTACCTGTATGTCGCGGAGCGGCACCAGGCGGCCTTCGACTCGCCGCTGCCGGGCTGGAACTCGCACGCCGACCCGTTCGGGATGACCCCGGGGTACGCGGCGGCCGAGGGCGCGGCGAAGGGCCGGGTCGGCACGCCGGACATCCTGTCGATGCTGGCCCTCGAAGCGTCCCTGGACGTCTGGGACGGGGTCGACGTCGAGGACGTCCGGGCCAAGTCGCTGGCGCTCACGGACTTCTTCCTGGAGTGCGTGCGCGCGTACGTCCCGGCGGGCCGCGTCCGGTCCGTGACCCCGGAGGCGCACGCCGAGCGGGGCAGCCAGGCCGCGCTGAGCTGCGAGAACGCGCCCGCCGTGATGGCGGAGCTGATCAAGCGCGGGGTCGTCGGCGATCTGCGGCGCCCCGACGTCCTGCGGTTCGGCTTCACCCCGCTGTACGTCGGCTTCGCGGACGCGGAGCGGGCGGCGCGGGTCCTCGCGGACGTGCTGGCGGAGCTCCCCGCCTGA
- a CDS encoding alpha/beta hydrolase, with protein MPDPAARDAAEEASAFSHPAVAPDATAAYGDHPDQVIDFYAPRGGPSRAPLVVALHGGAWRAPYDRQHLTPFVDFLARRGFAVANVEYRRGSDIPRQGGAAPVAGRWPETFDDVAAALDAVPELAAAHLPQADTGRIVLTGHSAGGQLALWAAARHVLPAGSPWRLPAAPALRGVVALAPIAHFGRAVELGVCGGAVAELLGDPSSYEERAAHTDPSALLPTGIATTVVQGREDLDVPYTVADAYAEAAAKAGETVGLTLLEEVGHFPLIDPAADACAVVAEEIAQLAW; from the coding sequence ATGCCGGACCCCGCCGCGCGCGATGCCGCCGAGGAGGCGTCCGCCTTCTCGCACCCGGCTGTCGCCCCGGATGCCACCGCCGCGTACGGCGACCACCCCGACCAGGTGATCGACTTCTACGCCCCGCGCGGCGGACCGAGCCGGGCGCCGCTCGTCGTCGCCCTGCACGGCGGGGCGTGGCGGGCGCCGTACGACCGGCAGCACCTGACTCCTTTCGTGGACTTCCTGGCCCGCCGGGGCTTCGCCGTGGCGAACGTCGAGTACCGGCGCGGCAGCGACATCCCCCGGCAGGGTGGTGCCGCCCCGGTCGCCGGGCGCTGGCCCGAGACCTTCGACGACGTGGCCGCCGCGCTCGACGCCGTACCGGAGCTGGCCGCCGCGCACCTGCCACAGGCCGACACCGGCCGGATCGTGCTCACCGGCCACTCGGCGGGCGGGCAGCTCGCCCTGTGGGCCGCCGCCCGGCACGTGCTGCCCGCCGGCTCCCCGTGGCGGCTGCCGGCCGCGCCCGCGCTGCGCGGGGTCGTGGCCCTCGCCCCGATCGCCCACTTCGGCCGGGCGGTCGAGCTGGGGGTGTGCGGCGGCGCGGTCGCCGAACTGCTCGGCGACCCGTCCTCGTACGAGGAACGGGCGGCCCACACCGACCCGTCGGCGCTGCTGCCGACGGGGATCGCGACCACCGTCGTCCAGGGCCGCGAGGACCTCGACGTGCCGTACACCGTCGCCGACGCGTACGCGGAGGCGGCCGCGAAGGCGGGGGAGACGGTCGGCCTGACGCTCCTGGAGGAGGTCGGCCACTTCCCGCTGATCGACCCGGCGGCGGACGCGTGCGCGGTGGTCGCGGAGGAGATCGCCCAGCTGGCCTGGTGA
- a CDS encoding histidine kinase has product MDRVTQTQTPETSRSPEIRLVQVALGGLRQELFHDAFAYRPLPRKDVNSGVTRFLPQRIREYAGLLPHATVAFAALIVFLIGGERTHGSFGPVALVFTCVPAAIVLLTLVRPVLAFWASVCSAPFVAYIGGFGSGWPFSAASFAAHLAVLAVVAARTRPRTAAWMWIVTAGYCAFAELFLGRGGGTDAFPMVFVSALVLLTVSIFQVRRQADREVTAQLTVTEQERSRRTLLEERTTIARELHDVVAHHMSVVAIQAEAAPYRVENPPPELEQAFLTIRENAVAALTELRRILGVVRAEDYEAPDAPQPTLADLDSLVRNVAEAGLVVEKTVTGAVRELPQGVELSAYRIVQEALSNVLRHAPGATAKVEVSYVLGGLGLRIANGPARGLVKPSPGAGHGITGMRERVTMLGGEMTAEPTEDGGYEVAAFVPVSRDRDEERGRDRDREESAQ; this is encoded by the coding sequence GTGGATCGGGTGACGCAGACACAGACCCCCGAGACGAGCCGCAGCCCCGAGATCCGCCTGGTGCAGGTGGCGCTCGGGGGGCTGCGCCAGGAACTCTTCCACGACGCCTTCGCCTACCGGCCGCTGCCGCGCAAGGACGTCAACAGCGGGGTGACCCGGTTCCTGCCCCAGCGGATACGCGAGTACGCCGGGCTGCTGCCGCACGCGACGGTGGCCTTCGCCGCGCTGATCGTCTTCCTCATCGGGGGAGAGCGGACCCACGGCAGCTTCGGCCCGGTGGCGCTCGTCTTCACCTGCGTACCGGCGGCGATCGTGCTGCTCACCCTGGTCCGCCCGGTCCTCGCCTTCTGGGCCTCGGTCTGCTCGGCGCCCTTCGTCGCCTACATCGGGGGCTTCGGGTCCGGCTGGCCCTTCTCGGCGGCCTCGTTCGCCGCCCACCTGGCGGTCCTCGCCGTGGTCGCCGCCCGCACCCGGCCCCGTACCGCCGCGTGGATGTGGATCGTCACCGCCGGGTACTGCGCCTTCGCCGAGCTGTTCCTCGGCAGGGGCGGCGGCACCGACGCGTTCCCGATGGTCTTCGTCTCCGCCCTGGTGCTGCTCACCGTCAGCATCTTCCAGGTCCGCCGCCAGGCCGACCGCGAGGTGACCGCCCAGCTGACGGTGACCGAGCAGGAGCGCTCCCGGCGGACCCTGCTGGAGGAGCGCACCACCATCGCCCGTGAGCTCCACGACGTCGTCGCCCACCACATGTCGGTGGTCGCCATCCAGGCGGAGGCGGCCCCGTACCGGGTGGAGAACCCGCCGCCGGAGCTGGAGCAGGCCTTCCTCACCATCCGGGAGAACGCGGTCGCCGCGCTGACCGAGCTGCGCCGCATCCTGGGTGTCGTCCGCGCCGAGGACTACGAGGCCCCCGACGCCCCGCAGCCCACCCTCGCCGACCTCGACTCCCTCGTCCGCAACGTCGCGGAGGCCGGTCTCGTCGTCGAGAAGACGGTCACCGGCGCCGTGCGCGAACTGCCGCAGGGCGTGGAGCTCTCCGCGTACCGGATCGTCCAGGAAGCCCTGTCGAACGTCCTGCGCCACGCACCGGGCGCCACCGCGAAGGTCGAGGTCAGCTACGTCCTCGGCGGCCTGGGCCTGCGCATCGCCAACGGTCCGGCCCGCGGCCTGGTGAAGCCCTCGCCGGGCGCCGGGCACGGCATCACCGGCATGCGGGAGCGTGTGACGATGCTCGGCGGGGAGATGACGGCCGAGCCCACCGAGGACGGTGGTTACGAGGTGGCCGCCTTCGTCCCCGTGAGCCGTGACCGCGACGAAGAGCGCGGCCGTGACCGTGACCGTGAGGAGTCCGCGCAGTGA
- a CDS encoding GbsR/MarR family transcriptional regulator, which produces MPGGRLTQQERQQIALGLADNLAYAEIARRLDRPTSTITREVMRNGGPAGYRSDLAHRATEHRARRKQAAPRDPRTSAPQPYGRDAEAVRAYEELFTTVMMQSGMPQMMARVMASLTLADSGSLTAAELVERLQVSPASISKAIAFLDEQGMVRRERDDRRRERYVVDNDVWYQSMVASARASAQIVATARQGVSVFGADTPAGVRLENTARFLDFVSESITRAAEQAREILHTGPPQPPSDDDTA; this is translated from the coding sequence ATGCCCGGAGGCAGGCTCACCCAGCAGGAACGCCAGCAGATCGCGCTGGGACTGGCCGACAACCTCGCCTACGCGGAGATCGCCAGGCGCCTCGACCGCCCCACCTCGACGATCACCCGCGAGGTCATGCGCAACGGCGGCCCCGCCGGTTACCGCTCCGACCTCGCCCACCGCGCCACCGAGCACCGCGCCCGCCGCAAGCAGGCCGCCCCCCGGGACCCCCGGACGTCGGCCCCGCAGCCCTACGGCCGCGATGCCGAGGCCGTGCGCGCCTACGAGGAGCTGTTCACCACCGTCATGATGCAGTCGGGCATGCCCCAGATGATGGCGCGCGTGATGGCCTCCCTCACGCTCGCCGACTCGGGCAGCCTCACCGCCGCCGAACTCGTCGAACGCCTCCAGGTCAGCCCCGCGTCGATCTCCAAGGCGATCGCGTTCCTGGACGAGCAGGGCATGGTCCGCCGGGAGCGCGACGACCGCCGCCGCGAGCGCTACGTCGTCGACAACGACGTCTGGTACCAGTCGATGGTGGCCAGCGCCCGGGCCAGCGCCCAGATCGTCGCCACCGCGCGGCAGGGCGTGAGCGTCTTCGGCGCCGACACCCCGGCGGGCGTCCGCCTGGAGAACACCGCCCGGTTCCTCGACTTCGTCTCCGAGAGCATCACCCGCGCGGCGGAGCAGGCCCGCGAGATCCTCCACACCGGACCGCCGCAGCCGCCCTCGGACGACGACACGGCCTGA
- a CDS encoding DUF3151 domain-containing protein has protein sequence MAMHENLLGGPAPTHLPDDPGPRDLLASGTAPAEVAAKYPTSSLAWAQLADDAYERGSVVESYAYARTGYHRGLDALRRNGWKGHGPVPWEHEPNRGFLRALHALARAAGEIGEKDEYERCTTFLRDSSETAAETLG, from the coding sequence ATGGCCATGCATGAGAACCTCCTGGGGGGTCCGGCCCCCACCCACCTGCCCGACGACCCGGGGCCGCGCGACCTGCTCGCGAGCGGTACGGCCCCGGCGGAGGTCGCCGCGAAGTACCCGACCTCCTCGCTCGCCTGGGCCCAGCTCGCCGACGACGCGTACGAGCGCGGCTCGGTCGTCGAGTCCTACGCCTACGCCCGCACCGGCTACCACCGCGGGCTCGACGCGCTGCGGCGCAACGGCTGGAAGGGCCACGGCCCGGTGCCGTGGGAGCACGAGCCGAACCGCGGCTTCCTGCGCGCCCTGCACGCGCTGGCCCGCGCGGCCGGCGAGATCGGCGAGAAGGACGAGTACGAGCGCTGCACGACCTTCCTCCGCGACTCCTCGGAGACCGCGGCGGAGACCCTCGGCTAG
- a CDS encoding response regulator translates to MIRVLIVDDQMMVREGFSVLLGAMPDIEVVGEAVNGREAVAQVAALRPDVVLMDIRMPELNGIDATREIVAADADAKVLVLTTFDLDEYVYQALRAGASGFLLKDASARQLADGVRVVAAGEALLAPTVTKRLITEFAKAPGSSPRPPAMAQIGELTERETEVLVLIAQGLSNAEIADHLVVAESTIKTHVSRILVKLALRDRTQAAVFAYEAGLVRVGG, encoded by the coding sequence GTGATACGCGTACTGATCGTCGACGACCAGATGATGGTCCGTGAGGGTTTCTCCGTGCTCCTGGGCGCCATGCCGGACATCGAGGTCGTCGGCGAGGCGGTCAACGGGCGGGAGGCCGTCGCGCAGGTCGCCGCGCTCCGCCCCGACGTCGTCCTCATGGACATCCGGATGCCCGAGCTGAACGGCATCGACGCCACCCGGGAGATCGTCGCCGCCGACGCGGACGCCAAGGTCCTCGTCCTGACCACCTTCGACCTCGACGAGTACGTGTACCAGGCGCTGCGCGCCGGGGCCTCCGGCTTCCTCCTCAAGGACGCCTCGGCCCGGCAGCTCGCCGACGGGGTGCGGGTCGTCGCGGCCGGCGAGGCGCTGCTCGCGCCGACCGTCACCAAGCGGCTGATCACCGAGTTCGCGAAGGCGCCGGGGAGTTCCCCGCGCCCGCCGGCGATGGCGCAGATCGGGGAGCTGACGGAGCGGGAGACGGAGGTCCTCGTGCTCATCGCCCAGGGCCTGTCGAACGCCGAGATCGCCGACCACCTCGTCGTCGCCGAGTCGACGATCAAGACCCATGTGAGCCGGATCCTGGTGAAGCTGGCGCTGCGGGACCGGACCCAGGCCGCGGTCTTCGCGTACGAGGCGGGTCTGGTGCGCGTCGGCGGCTGA
- a CDS encoding DUF4097 family beta strand repeat-containing protein: MQKFATATPVQVVLDVPAGLVRFIAADRADTTVEVLPVNASKSADVKAAEQVTVTHADGVVRIEAAPAKHRILGSSGSVEVTVQLPAGSRVQAKTAAAEVRGVGRLGEVVFEGAQGSVKLDETAGARLSLMAGDITVGRLRGAAEISTQKGDLRIAEATGGTVVLRTEAGGIEVGAARGVSASLDAGTSYGRVVNSLSNTEGPGAALHIRATTSYGDIIARSL, from the coding sequence ATGCAGAAGTTCGCCACCGCCACCCCCGTCCAGGTCGTCCTCGACGTCCCCGCCGGACTCGTCCGCTTTATCGCCGCCGACCGCGCCGACACCACCGTCGAGGTCCTGCCGGTGAACGCCTCCAAGAGCGCCGACGTGAAGGCCGCCGAGCAGGTCACGGTCACCCACGCCGACGGCGTGGTGCGGATCGAGGCGGCCCCCGCGAAGCACCGGATCCTCGGCAGCTCCGGCTCGGTCGAGGTCACCGTCCAGCTGCCGGCCGGCTCCCGCGTCCAGGCGAAGACCGCCGCCGCCGAGGTGCGGGGCGTCGGACGCCTGGGCGAGGTGGTCTTCGAGGGCGCGCAGGGCTCGGTCAAGCTCGACGAGACCGCGGGCGCCCGGCTGAGCCTGATGGCCGGCGACATCACCGTCGGCCGGCTGCGCGGCGCCGCCGAGATCAGCACCCAGAAGGGCGACCTGCGGATCGCCGAGGCGACGGGCGGCACGGTCGTCCTGCGCACCGAGGCCGGCGGCATCGAGGTCGGCGCCGCCCGCGGGGTCTCCGCCTCGCTGGACGCCGGCACCTCCTACGGCCGGGTCGTCAACTCCCTGAGCAACACCGAAGGCCCGGGCGCCGCCCTGCACATCCGGGCGACCACCTCGTACGGCGACATCATCGCCCGGAGCCTCTGA